The DNA sequence cattcTAAATTTTGACCATACCATAATAGGTATGACTGTCACTAAAGCAGCAGCATCTCTAGGCAAGTCACTGACTGGTTTGCCACAATTCATTTGTTGACCAAGTTGCAGTAGTAATGCCCATGGAACAAAAGCAGCTATAGAGCTAGGGGTTAGTACCTCAAGTTTTAAGCTTCAGTCTATCACTGCTGATGAAGCTTTTCTAGTCAATAGCAGTACGCCTCAGTTGTGCTCTTTTACCTGCAGTAATACTCCTCATCTTAGTGATTGTACCACTCTCAGAACAAAAGGCACTACTGTGATTTAGTAGGCAATGACTTCATAAAGCATTCAACAAAGGAAGTGGAACCTCTCCCTTCATCTCAAACTCCTCTCTGTTCAAGATCCGGAAGTTGAGTCTTCGATATAAAGCAGGGTCCATATTCCGGAAGTTTCGGGTGGCCTCGTACATTTTGCTGAGCACAGGGGCCAACGGTTCAAAACCTGCTGTATCTGCAAGCCACTGGTTGTACTCCCACTGGTTTGTTCCAAGACGGTGAAGATATTTTAAGGGTATCCCAGAATTCTGGGTTTTCAAGACATCTTCACGGGATTCTAAAAGCATTTTCTCTGGAGGAGGTAGCTGGAACTTACCCTCCAGTACAGACAGAAAAAACTGTGCTTGGCAATGAAACAATGGGAAAGGGATCACAATTTTAACAGCTCCGATGAATCCCAGAGTAGGGTAGCGAGCATGAATGAGGTGCTTGTAGAGTGGAAAGAGATGACCCTGTTCCACATTAGTTCCCACAATGTCTTCATCCTCCAACAAGTCCACTCTAGGAAGGGCTGATTTCACATTTAGAGTTTCATTTACCTGAgggttttcatcattttttttaaaccctttcCCAGATCCTAGTTCTTCAAGTCCATCTACATCTTTTCTCACCACCTTCTCTCTCTTGTCTATCTTCTGATTGGTCGTTGTGTCACTGCCAGTCAACAAGAATGGGTAGTTATATTTATAACCGGTAGCGAAAATCATAGTGTCTGTCATAATTTCTGTTCCGTCTTCACAAATCAGACTATTGTAAGTAGCGCGCACCACTGGAGGCACCAATGAGAGGTTTGCTGGTGGGGTCCACTGTAAAGGAGGACCCCGGTGGCTCAGACTGACATGCTTAGCATGTAGAGACAGTTCTAGGGCAATATCAATTCCAGATGGTCCTGCACCCAGGATGACAACTGAACGGGAAGAGAAGACCTCTGGGTAGCGATAATAATGGCTGTGCAACACTTGACCTGAAAAAAGTGTGGGAACAAATTAGTGACTGGTTACAGATAAaattttactttaataaaaaattGATATCATTGCTAGTCTGTTATATAAGGTTCTAATAATCATCTATCTCAATtgtacagtacagggcacaggctGGTTATGGTATGGAAATCCAACCCATGTGGTGCTCAAGGACTTCTTCTCAGCAAAGATACCACGTAACAGGAAGTGTTTGGCAAAACACAAATACTCCAAATCTTCATTTTATTTAAACATCGATAAAACCAACCAATCTTTCAACGGGCTTCTGCCTTACAGGGTCTTATAGTTTTATGGACAAGCTTACCCCATTTCTACACCCTTCTCTGTCAGTACCCCAAAGAGGAATACCCTTACTGATAGCAGTTGCAGAAATCTAGGAACTGAGACAAAAGCTCAGATATTTATCCTGCCAAAGGTCTGTAAACACTCAAACCGCTAAGAGTGACAATGCTTTCTGAGTACTGGAGCAAGACCTTATTTTAATACTGCTCTCTACgttcaaacaaataaaataaaaattcattaTGACTGGGTTAGTCCTCAAAAGATTTTCACCCCTCGAATAATCATGCAAAGCTCTATCTAGTGGAAAAAGAGTTCACAAAAAAGCGGAATGTCCTGGTAGTAGACCCTGCCATATCGggctaaaaaaaacatttaactgtgCCTATAGAAGATGCTCCTCCAGTTAAGGATTCTTCTGAGAGAAAATATGAGATGCTCTTAACGGTGCTCTTTTCTCTCACAGGCATTGATCTGCAATCCCGATCACTGCAATTTCTGTTTGTCACACCACAGCTAATTGGACTGGGGCAATGAACAACCAACAGGATCCTGTCTTCCAGCATCGAACTCTGGAGAAACATTTAGACAGTACTCTCCATCTTTTGTATTGATGCCCTAGAACACATCATGACTTAAATGTCCAGAATGCCTCAGGTTTCTGCCCAAATGCACAGAATCTTATGGCTAAAagcctggtcagccgaagctgcttaaaaaaacacGCCTCACACATGACTGTAGTGGtaaccccgtaggggctgctgaatgatgtggcccacctgtcaccctgcccagcctggcattcacttccagacacccAAGACAATGAACCAGTCAATTAGctttggttttttttgtattttattgagggattagaacttggatggggttaaggaaatcatgggatgcccagaaaagaCTCTTGCATGGTTTGGGACAATCTAGATATGCTCCTCTTGCACAACACTTGCTGAAGActgtctctccttctccctccagcacaattcttcaggcgcagcaagcacatggttaggcctgacactgattTCAGCCAGGGCTGAGAAGTGCCTTAGTACAGGCAGGGGCCGCAGGCCCCCATTTGTGTAGCAAATGAAAGTCCTgatgctagctgccctctttggtgaactactgttcccagtcagtcctctttagaccctgacagccctcctggcCGCAGCTGCATgcttccactgcccatgacaccacagtgcttactggctctacatccatctcagattgCATCCTCCCAATCTGCTCCGACATGCCTCCCCAGCGTTCCTGGCTGTGTGTCACACACCAACACCTGGTGGATCcgtcctggagacttgcctggcagtattcTCCGTTgtcttctcctgctcctgttcaggatacCCCTTaggttgtgtggggttcctgttcGGCTCCAATCCCCTTgcccaaggtcccccccccccagactgggaatCTTcttcaaaggccccgacagcctaatactccatctccagttcttccacccaaatAACTCCCACCCCAGCTgagctgactctaggtatttaaggaggcctgcccctgccaatccaagttggggattggtcagggctcttcaggaaaccccagacagctccacctttcttcACCACCTTCCTTCGAGAAGCCTCTAGAAACAGAAGGGGGTAACCGAAAGATGAAGCTAGCTGtaagtcaccagcctactctaggccactcccagcccatcGATCAAAACAAACAGGACTAGCTTTTAGCTAGACCTGCCAAAATGTACCTGCTCTACAGAAAAACTCTATCTAGCACCCaccctaggtagagggtgctacatgaccTTTGAAATAAAGTATGTTGGGTGCGGCACGTCCTAAAAATTAAGAGTGCCCCATTGCTCTCCTTAGActtgctcctccatgtctttatggaccttgctttgtgcactggtgagcagtcatgttagaagaggaaggggccatcccaaaaccattcccacaaagctgggagcatgaaattgtccaaaatgtcttggtatgctgacgtcctaagacttcacttcactggaactaaggggctaagcccaatctctgaagaacaaccccacaccataatcccacctccaccaaataatttggaccaatgcacaaaacaaggtccataaagacatggatgagcgagtttgagttggaggaacttgactgacctcaacctaatagaacacctttgggatgaattagagcggagactgtgagccaggccttctcgtccaacatcagtgactgacctcacaaatgcgcttctggaagaataatcaaacattcccatagacacactcctaaaccttgtggacggccttcccagaagagttgaagctgttatagcttaaaagggtgggccaactcaatattgaaccctacggacttatgccccgtacacacggtcggattttccgatggaaaatgtccgatcggagcgtgttgtcggaaattccgaccgtgtgtgggctccatcggacattttccatcggattttccgacacacaaagttggagagcaggagataaaattttccgacaacaaaatccgttatcggaaactccgatcgtgtgtacacaaatccgacggacaaagtgccacgcatgctcagaataaataaagagatgaaagctattggccactgccccgtttatagtcccgacgtacgtgttttacgccaccgcgttcagaacgatcagattttccgacaactttgtgtgaccgtgtgtatgcaagacaagtttgagccaacatctgtcggaaaaaatcctaggattttgttgtcggaatgtccgaacaaagtccgaccgtgtgtacggggcataagactggggaatgccattaaaattcatgtgtgcgtaaaggcaggcatcccaatgctttttacaatatagtgtgtgtgtatatatatatatatataatatatatatatatatatatatatatatatatatatatatatatatatatatacatacacacacacacacacactttataagCTATAGAAGAGGACTGCTGCTATGGTAAATAAAATACCATGCCAACATGGTAACACAAACAGTAACACACATAATTCCTACCAGTGGTGTGAGTGCAGATCTGACAGGGGAACAAGTAACTATTTAAAAACCAGCACTGCGGTTCCAACTCCAATTGAAGTCTAAATAGGGGAAAGTCTACATTCCAATGTAGATTATTTGCACAGCCCAGGGGGGTGAGTGTTCACCTGCCCCTCAGCCTATGCACTCTGAACATTCTTTACCATTCCAGTACCCAGTAAAATTCACATTTCAGCTGGTGTGCAAAGAATGATGGAAAGGAAATAAAATAAGTAGTGCTAAGCAGGgctgttttttccactgggcacgctgggcagttgcccgggggccccacctgTCTGGAgagccccatccagggccgatactcagcgctgc is a window from the Aquarana catesbeiana isolate 2022-GZ linkage group LG03, ASM4218655v1, whole genome shotgun sequence genome containing:
- the LOC141133494 gene encoding uncharacterized protein isoform X1 — protein: MASGRLRVAVIGAGGAGLCSARHILSRPETFEPPVVLEMTGQVGGTWVYTGEVKSGAHIHSSMYRDLNTNLPKEIMEFPDFAFDPSLPSFMHHSEVLKYLEDYTDRFSIRPHIKFNTQVVSVIPVLGEGKNSQVSWDVTFQTQDHGDLVTERFDAIMVCVGHYSDPVVPDIEGLEQFQGQVLHSHYYRYPEVFSSRSVVILGAGPSGIDIALELSLHAKHVSLSHRGPPLQWTPPANLSLVPPVVRATYNSLICEDGTEIMTDTMIFATGYKYNYPFLLTGSDTTTNQKIDKREKVVRKDVDGLEELGSGKGFKKNDENPQVNETLNVKSALPRVDLLEDEDIVGTNVEQGHLFPLYKHLIHARYPTLGFIGAVKIVIPFPLFHCQAQFFLSVLEGKFQLPPPEKMLLESREDVLKTQNSGIPLKYLHRLGTNQWEYNQWLADTAGFEPLAPVLSKMYEATRNFRNMDPALYRRLNFRILNREEFEMKGEVPLPLLNAL